ACCATGCCttgccaaaggatatgaacagttatTAGGAGAAGAAATGTAAACTATTGACAATcctatgaaaaaattatttaaacaataAATTGTCATTCTTTGGTCCTGTCTGGCTCTTCGAGACTCCGTGGGCCACGACATGCCAATGCTagcatggagttttcttggcttgccatttttttctccagtagaataaggcaaagagggttaaatgattAGCCCAGGATTCCACCACTAGCTAgtatctaaggccacatttgaattcaggtcttcctgcctccggGCCCAGGGCTCTATCGTTTGAGTCACAAAATGCAAACTCAAACAATTTTGTGGAATATCATTTCATACCAATCAAATGAGCAAATTCAATAAAAGTTGGGAATAATCAGTGTTGGAGAGGCTATGGTAAGAAAGGCACACTAACATGGTTTGGGGCGGGGGCTATGAATTGAATCAGctcttctagaaaataatttggaattatgtgagaaaagtGACTAAagctgttcataccctttgacccagtactCCCAtgtgtatcccaaggagatcaatgACAGAAATATCCTTTATGTACCAAAGTAttcatggcagcccttttgtagtagcaaaaagcTGGAAACAAATTATGTGCTCACCAATTGgtggaatagctgaacaaactaTGGTACATGAATctgatagaatattactgtgctataagaaatgatgactatgaagaattcatagaagcatgggaagacttgtagaagtgatgcaaaatgaagtaagcagagccaggagaacaaaATACaatgacaaaggaaaaacaacacaATTCAGATCAAATACAATGACCAACGTTGACTCCAGAAGACTGATGTTAAAAcacacttccttcctctctcttaaGGAATGGCAAGCTGCAAAGTAGAATGTTATATGTTTTGTCAGTCACAGTTGTGTATCAGATGGTTTTGCTTTACAGAGATATAAGCAGTGCAAAGAAGAACCACCCAAAGATGGGTTAAAACCTGACTATAACAAATgacaattttttcccctcatggcAGCTACAGGCCCTCCATCAGCGACTGTGCTCACAGACTTTTAATACTTACTTCCTCCGGGCACTTCCTTTAGTATTTGAACTCTGAAATTAGCATCGCTTTCCTCCTGTGGGTTGTCCAATGAACTAGCCCCAGAAGCTGAAGTTGACTGTGTTGCAGCTGTTGATGTCGATGCCGTTGCCATTGGTGTTGCTGTTGGTGTTGCCGTTGCCgttgctgctgctgccgccgccgccgccgttgCTGTTGCTGCCACCGTCGCTGTTGCTGCCGTTGCCGCTGTTGTTGTTGCTGCCATTGCTGTTGCTGCCGTTGCCGTTGCCGCCGTTGCCGCCACTGCCGCCGCTGTTGCCGCCACCGGGGTTGCTGTTGCTCTTTGGCCATGTGGGGAGCGACTGAGACTTCCTGATCCTCTACCAACTGTGCCACCAGCTCTGTAGACCAACCCGTCACTTAAGCTATTCAGCTCGTTGAGCAGAGCATCCAAATCACTTCTCAGAACGCTAGCTTCATCCATAGCTTCATCCATAGCTTCAACTGACTGTGATGATGCGCTACCTGAAAATTGATCATCTTCCAACTGTTCTTCGCTTTCATCTGGATCTATACTTGCATCTGGAAATCACATTAAGATATAGAATTGAGAGAGGCCTCATTGGCTCACAAAGTTTGGTTCCTCATTTAGGGGCAAATTACCACCAGGTATTACTTTCTTCAAATTAGAGAGGATAAAATTAATTCAAGTGACTATGGTGCAAAAAGCTCCTGACAGATATTATTCAAATTCAAGAAGATGACCCTAAGCACCTTTTCCCTTTGCATGATGAATACCTACAGGAAATGGTAGAATTAAAACAAGGTACCCATTCTGTTGGCTTGGAACTGCACTAGTTTGCCTCAGGATGTTTTGACTTCTCCATTGTAAACATAAATTGTCAGAAGCTTCTTGCTTATGTTGAAGGATTATACTAGAAATTAGTAAAAAGGAGAAAGTCATAGTTCTCTACAGGACATATGACCTCAGGGCTGGGTTGCAAGAGGACCCAGCTCACATCTGATTTGGTGAGGGCTGACAAAGCACAGAAAAGCTTTAAGGAAGACTGGCTAATGATTTCTGCACACTCTAAGGAATGATAGCTGCTGATTTGTGCGGattaggaaagggaagagaaacaaGGTGATTATGAAGAAGAATCATCATTAATACCAAAATATAAAGGGGTGGAACAGCACTTGGAAGACATCAGCAAGGGCAATGTTGACTATTGTGAATGGCTATTTAATGAGTGAACAATAACTAAAGCAGGACCAATGACTGAATGATATATGATGGAAAGGCAACATCGTGGGGATGATTTCAGGACCCCTAGatctagatctggaagggaccttagagatcatttaggcCACTCttctcatttacagataaggaaactgatgctcCAAGCAGGTGAAGGATTATAAAAGTTAGTAAGTGGCTtatgttacatatacatatgtgtatacacacataaattcaTATATGTGTAAAGCCTTGTGTAAAGACCAGTACCAGCAAGTGCCCTAAataaagggaattaataaatgcttattggatgcAAGAGAGAACTCAAGCCAGAGCTATGTGAATAGGATACTCAGCCATCTTGGCCACTCTGCAAATTAGGAAGGCCAAAATGAGAAGGAGAGTCCTAGAGCAAcaacatttcattaaaaaaaggcTAATTGTTTTGGAAaatggtgggaaaaaaaaacatagaacgATGAACCATACCTTTGTATAATGGATCAGGTCTTTGGAGACCTGCAGATGATGATGGCGAAGATGATGCCGACACCAGTGGTGCCTCCGATGCTGATGCCTCTGATGTAGATGCCTCTGATGCCAATGCCACTGATGCTGATGCCATTGCTGCTTCCACTGATGCCGATGCCatcgctgctgctgctgccaccgATGCTGATGCCTCTGATGCTGATGCCatcgctgctgctgctgcctctgaTGCCGATGCCACTGATGCTGTTGCCGTTGCTGCTGCCGCCGCCAATACTGATTTCTCTGATGTTGATGCTTCCATTGCCACCGATGCCGATGCCgttgctgctgctgccgccaccAATACTGTTGCCTCTGATGTTGATGCTTCCGATGCCACCGATGCCGATGCCACCGATGCCGATGCCGATGCCACCGATGCCGATGCCACCGATGCTGATGCTGTTGATGCTGCTGATACAGCCGATGGGAATGATCTCGATGGGAATGCCCTCGAAAGGTATGCCTTCGATGAGAATGACCTTGATGGGGATCCCGATGACCTTGATGGGGATCCCGATGACCTCGACGGGGATCCTGACCTTGATGAGGATCCTGACGACCTCGACGGGGATGCAGATGACCTCGATAGGCTTGCCAATGACCTTGATGCCAATGCTGCCTTTCCACTGGAGTGTAACTTCTTTGATGTAGATGGGGACAAGCTTCGCCGTTTCCTCGGCGATCCCATAGAGTGATGGTCTCCAGAGCGCTTCGTTTTGTGCTGAGGCCTTGTCACAAACTCATCAGCTTCATCAATCATCATCCCCTAAAAGGCATCAATTAATGAATTTCAATaagtaacaaaaaaataaaagatacaggTTTAATTCTTCAAAGATTATGGTATGCTGACCCAGTCATCTAATGTCATTAGAAGAATATTGATAACAAAAAGCCTCATTAAAAGCAGTTTCCAAAAGGCCATACAGTCTATTCTCCTCATGTTCATTTCTAGGCCTAGCCCGTAATCCATCTATAGTGTCTGTCTCAAAATATGTATGCTGATAGACAAGCTTTGTAGGTTGTCCATCCAACTGTATAGCATAGCCCGGTCTCAGACATTCTTCACCcacctaatttttcttgtatcacGTTAGATCAAGTTGCTCTAAATCTTGTAAGACTTTGAAATATATCAGAGGAGCATTCTTAGGCCATTGCCTTGTGCTTCTcaatctaactttttaaagtcaACAAACACAGGAATATTTTGCATTCTCTAAACCTTTCAGTTAATTATGTAAAGACATGGTAAACTATAGACTATCCTTCAAGAATGTACATTCTTCTTGCctccaaaaaccaaaaaatgattCTAAGGAGCAGCTGGGTTGCACTTCTGTGCATAGAGCATTGTTATGGgagtcaaatccagccttagaacttactagctttgtaagCCTGAATAAGTTACTTCACATCCTGCCACCTCCCCAAAAGAATAAACCTTCCTTTCCTTCTGAACTCATCTCTTATATTTGATGCTCCAGCCAAACTTGCCCACCCTGTCCCTAAATTGAATTATTTACTTTCCTGTTTAGCCTTCTTTCCTCTCAATTCTCTTTCTCCACTACAAAAACTGTAGCAGGACTATTCATTCACTATAGCAATTCATGTTTAAGAACCAGCAAACATCAAGAGAAATGACAATGTTTTTAGCTGATGGCAGTGGCAATGATCAGAGTACCACAGGAGCCTCCCATCTCCAATTAGGATTTTCGTTCAGCAGGAAACTGATGGTAGTTCAGAGGACTTTTCTAGTCCTTCAAAAGTAAGATGAGCAATTTTGGACCATAAGGATctcatcaagaaaaataatacagaGGGGTAACtagatggtgtaatggatagatcattggccctggagtcagaggacctgaattcaaatctggcttcaggcacttactagctattcaccctgatttcccccccccctctaaaaaaaaagtaaatataatatggAGCATCTGTTTGGGCAAAAATGAGACTGCATCTCTCACCTTCTTATCCTGCTTGAAAGGATTTCCAAAACCATGAAGTCTCTTTGGTTGTTCTGAATCAACCTCCCGAAGTGGAGGAGGCGCCGTCTTTAAATATTCTTGGTAGTTGCCCATTTGCATAATTGGAATACTGTGAGAGAAATCTGTGAGGATATGGAAAAAGCCAAGACCATCAGCAGCAGTGGTGGCAACAGTACCAGCacaaaatgagtttaaaaagaTGACCGATGCCATCTCGGTCATATCTGAACAATCCCATCCATATGTTGACCACTCTAATAATGTAGGAATTGTCCAAATCTTGTTCTTGCAATCCACTTACCTTCATTTTGCCCGACGACATTTGTAAATGTGTTCAGCAGACTGGCTCTCATTCTAGTTAGCTGGTCTAAAAGACAGCTCCGAGGAATATCAAAAGGATTCGTATATAGGTGAGGCTTTGCACCCTGTTTTAACAAAAGTGTAAGGAACCTCAATTAGGGTGGAACCTTTGATGCAAAACATAAACACAATTTTGTTTAAATGATTAAGAGTGATTTAACAGAGGAGGACTCCGGGATgatggtggagtaggtcagaaaattccaagctgtccagatttcccccacaaacaaaacaaaattgcaccTCAGGGTGAATATAGACCAGTGAAAAGGGCAGAAAAGGGGTCCCTGGATAACCCCCCAAAATTGGAAGACCCCAGGACCTAGGTTTAACCTAGGTAGGAAGTATAAACACCTCCAAGCTACTCAGCAGAAACAGCTGGTAGCCTCATTTAGAACcccaggaactttcacctcctgaaCAGCCTGGGGAGTAGAGGGTCTGAGTTGGGCAGACTGAGGGAACCACGACTGATTAGAAATGCTAGACTCAGCTGTGCTGCAGAGCCACAGCCGTggacaagaaggaaccagcacaccagGAGTACAGAGGGAGTGGGGCAGGGACACTGTTGGCTGCtggcacttgcaggaggggggaaactcttgatttggggttccaggtcagaggagaGAGCTGAAATGAAGTGAGATATACCATTCCCCCCACCACAGAATTAGAGGTGGTTACAATAATaagttctcatttaaaaaaatgagcaaaggagaaagaCCCCAAACCTAGAAATTTCCTATGGGAATAAAGAAGAGTGGAGTTCATCTTCACAGGAAGACagtaaagttgaaaaaaaaaaaacctcttctacTACCAAGAGTAACTTTAACTCCCTGCCCAgatagaatttatagaaaaactccagagaaaattttataagaaacaaaccaaaaaaagtccctaattcaaatatgctggagctacaattagaattgtataggattttataagcagctacaataaaatacTGCACATCTTGGAATACATATatcaaaagtcaaaagaattaggcctgcagaaaaaaatatatccaacaaaattataatatcaaatgaaaaaatatggacAGTCATCGAACTCAGATTTTGTCTCAAACAAACCAGAactcaacagaaaatttaacttaaaagagCCAACatgaaagattaatttcaagggactcaataaggacaaattttgtattttattcgtGGAAATGTAAACTGTATGTCTAAGATTTACATCAATAATTAGGTAGTCCAAAAGAACAATTGGGGCAGAGCTaagatctgactctaaaaagccaAACtgtctagaccagtggtcctcaaacttttaaaataggaggccagttcactgtccctcagactgttggactATAGGACAAACAAAAAGTCACACTCTttttccgcccctcagcccatttgccataacccggccgCATCTGGCCcctgggccatagtttgagaacccctggtctaggaaaaggtaaaaatagcaatcatgctatacaaatgaagtgcagaggaagaaccGACACAGTGGCCTTAGATAGGGGccatataccatgaagggtatagcaccctatAATCGATAAAAAATAAGGGGGGGAgagaataggataaggtggggtaGAGAAGGGTGTTTAGATGAGCAGGAGtaaatattggattgcttgctgtctgggagaagggagtgaggaagggagggagaaagatctggaacacaaggatttgcaaagctgaatgttgaaaactgtctttgcttgtatttggaaaaataaaaagctatttaaaaaagaaaaaaagttgattaATAAAAGAAACTTGATGAGCAAAAAacgaaaacaacaacaaaaaaagaattcttattaTTCCAAATCTCAGGTTCTATAGAAAATATCCATATCTTCAAGCTAATACTTAAAGCTGCTCCTTCTTCTAACCTTTCCTGTTTCAGAGGCCATCATCATCTTTTCAGTGTCTCTAGTTGCTAGTCTCagcattttcccctttgttcctCCCCCAAAGTGCTTATTCTTTCTACCTCCACACCATCTCTCTGATCTAACCCCTTCTATCCAATCTCAGCCACCATTTTAGTTCAGACCTCATTACCTCTGTTCTAAATTATCACAACAGCCTCCACACTGgttttcctgcctcaagtctctccccatttaGTCTCTTTTCCAGACCCTGGAAGAGTTAAACCTGGATCTGAACATGTCACAATCCTGCTTGACCAACTCCAGTGCTTCCCTGTTGagtctaggatcaaatataaagtgtTCCATAAACTGGTCCCTTCTTATCATTCCAGCCTCTGTAGACATTACTGTCTCTCTCCCACTCTGCAATCTAGTCCTTGTGGCCTCCTCTTTGTTGCTGCCATGTGACACAACAGCCTCTATTTCCTAGCTAGATGTCTTTTCTCTGGCCAGTTCTTCCCTCCAACATCAAAAGCCTCTTCCTTGAAGAGGCAGCTCAGCCACTGTCTGTTGCATGAAGTTTTTTAGGGAAagcatgaaacttttcctgatccccCCCCCAAATGGCTAGAGCCCCTCCACCCCAAACTATCTGGCCTACAACCACTTTGGCtagatttgtatttattcattgtaCATTTTTGCTCTAAATATTTCAGTTCTTATActcaaaagactatcaaactgtccataccctttgatctagcagtgtctctactgggtctgtatcccaaagagatcacaaaagaggggaaagggcctatatgtacaaaaatgtttgtggcagccctctttgtagttgcaaggaactggaaactgagtggatgcccatcagctggggaatggctgaataagttatggtatatggatgtgatggattattgctctgtaagaaatgaacagcaggatgatttcagaaaggcctggagagacttataggaactgatgctgagtgaaatgagcagaactagatcatttatacatggcaacaataagattatatgatgatcaatcctgataaacgtggctcttttcaacaatgagatgattcaggccagttccaatgatcttgtatgaagagagccatcttacacccagagagaggactctggggactgagtgtggagcacaacatagttttttcaccttttttg
This is a stretch of genomic DNA from Sminthopsis crassicaudata isolate SCR6 chromosome X, ASM4859323v1, whole genome shotgun sequence. It encodes these proteins:
- the LOC141548461 gene encoding integrator complex subunit 6-like, giving the protein MPIILFLLDTSASMNQRTEMGTTYLDIAKNSVEVFLKLRSRDPNSRLDRYMLVTSEDPPYCIKAGWKESHATFMTELKNLHASGLTTLGQALKSSFDLLNLNRLVSGIDSYGQGRNPFFLEPSLLIVITDGNKLTCPTGVIDDLHLPLTSPLPGSELTKEPFRWDQRVFALVLRIPGTYVPDPEPLGSIPMDDSIITQLCEITGGRSYCIRSHKMLSYCLETLVQKIQIGVVVKFEKAEVEPVLPPEEMKGKKDAACNTPESLTSSGQQQWHSSRKLIFVRANPKTGIPVGHWPIPESFWPDQNSPTLPPRAAHPIIRFFCVDCEPMLIEKLPFDKYELEPSALTQHILDRKSPQTCWQVFVANSGKHSGLEHPFGYLKASTSLTCVNLIVLPYNYPVLLPLLDELFRVHKLNPSPKWLQEFDEYLKFMPSYFLSPLKKALRFMGASNLVIENLESGLSYSIITYLKKLNQQSKVEAEKRNALVGKKPPVETGIKVKTFSVISSADFHSHLKPLSSSTHVSLIELNGKEQPTFELALPKKGAKPHLYTNPFDIPRSCLLDQLTRMRASLLNTFTNVVGQNEDFSHSIPIMQMGNYQEYLKTAPPPLREVDSEQPKRLHGFGNPFKQDKKGMMIDEADEFVTRPQHKTKRSGDHHSMGSPRKRRSLSPSTSKKLHSSGKAALASRSLASLSRSSASPSRSSGSSSRSGSPSRSSGSPSRSSGSPSRSFSSKAYLSRAFPSRSFPSAVSAASTASASVASASVASASASVASASVASEASTSEATVLVAAAAATASASVAMEASTSEKSVLAAAAATATASVASASEAAAAAMASASEASASVAAAAAMASASVEAAMASASVALASEASTSEASASEAPLVSASSSPSSSAGLQRPDPLYKDASIDPDESEEQLEDDQFSGSASSQSVEAMDEAMDEASVLRSDLDALLNELNSLSDGLVYRAGGTVGRGSGSLSRSPHGQRATATPVAATAAAVAATAATATAATAMAATTTAATAATATVAATATAAAAAAAATATATPTATPMATASTSTAATQSTSASGASSLDNPQEESDANFRVQILKEVPGGSLKNEF